Proteins encoded by one window of Desulfobaculum bizertense DSM 18034:
- a CDS encoding metallophosphoesterase family protein, which produces MKLAILSDIHGNLHAIREVLRDIDAQGVDEIINLGDTVGYGPDPNECLALTRERGFVNVLGNHEHGLLKERHRIWFNEQPRVAVEITAKLLTPENFEYISQLPRAIVRHDLRFVHGYPPDSPYYYLVGADDAKLHKTFAKMKQDICFVGHTHLLELVTEKDGEPDRWPIGEGEHQLHAGQKYIINVGSVGQPRDDFNTKAKYVLFDTETLTLTVRFIAYDAKPVAEKMLEQGVPETFAKRLLS; this is translated from the coding sequence ATGAAACTTGCCATTCTTTCCGACATACACGGAAATCTGCATGCCATTCGTGAGGTCCTGCGCGACATTGATGCGCAGGGCGTTGACGAGATTATTAACCTCGGCGACACGGTCGGCTATGGTCCCGACCCGAACGAATGTCTTGCTCTGACTCGTGAGCGTGGCTTTGTAAATGTGCTTGGAAATCATGAGCACGGTTTGCTCAAAGAACGCCATCGCATTTGGTTTAACGAGCAGCCCCGTGTTGCCGTTGAAATCACTGCAAAGCTTTTGACCCCAGAAAATTTTGAGTACATTTCGCAGCTCCCGCGCGCTATCGTGCGTCACGACTTGCGTTTTGTGCACGGCTATCCGCCGGACAGCCCGTATTATTATCTCGTCGGTGCTGACGACGCCAAGCTTCACAAAACCTTTGCCAAGATGAAGCAGGACATCTGTTTTGTCGGGCACACGCATCTTTTGGAGCTGGTTACGGAAAAAGACGGCGAGCCTGACCGTTGGCCCATTGGCGAGGGCGAGCATCAGCTTCACGCCGGGCAGAAGTACATCATCAACGTTGGCAGTGTTGGCCAGCCGCGTGACGACTTCAACACCAAGGCGAAGTATGTGCTTTTCGACACGGAAACGCTGACACTCACAGTGCGTTTCATTGCCTACGACGCCAAGCCCGTTGCCGAAAAGATGCTGGAGCAGGGCGTTCCAGAGACTTTTGCCAAACGTTTGCTCTCCTAG
- a CDS encoding serine/threonine-protein kinase produces the protein MKIGDYTVRGLLGRGGMGAVYKVQKNGGPLLALKLLDPAEMFVAVVGMREAENRFLAEARALSSLRHSHIVSIHDQGRDQQGRPFFTMDYSCQNLGDLIGETYMVEEPSRVLPVGRAVALLQQVLSALGALHDRGIIHRDIKPFNVLLTAKWQVKLIDFGLSRLRGEQILLHRSEKVGSPYYAAPEQELDPAAAGPAADLYSCAVMLYRMLSGQLPQERQLTSLRPELSACWDDFFHTALAPAPASRFASAEEMSTALSSCFSSWEQGIEQVCVLPERAPNSSRAGRSPRFAPWPGPLRSSPVRTGPRRRPEQLGLDPLWRPQIFCSHDFLQAGTLLHDRTLRLVWDRLGSPEPMDFPAAIAYVQALNSAAHHGIQTWRLPTLPELLSLLEPVRQGQELCQPRQFASSHPRLWCADRRTHLAAWFANMELGFLGYSDLSCQHWVCAVSSA, from the coding sequence ATGAAAATAGGTGACTACACAGTACGCGGTTTGCTTGGACGGGGCGGTATGGGTGCTGTCTACAAGGTTCAGAAGAACGGTGGGCCACTCCTTGCGCTCAAGCTTCTTGATCCCGCAGAAATGTTTGTCGCCGTTGTGGGCATGCGCGAAGCGGAGAATCGTTTTCTTGCCGAGGCGAGAGCTCTTTCTTCTCTCAGGCATTCTCACATTGTATCCATACACGATCAGGGGCGGGACCAGCAGGGCCGCCCCTTTTTTACAATGGACTACTCCTGTCAGAATTTGGGAGATTTGATTGGCGAGACCTACATGGTCGAGGAACCCAGTCGCGTGCTTCCCGTTGGGCGTGCCGTTGCATTGCTCCAGCAGGTTCTTTCCGCTCTGGGAGCGCTTCATGACCGTGGCATTATTCATCGGGACATCAAGCCGTTCAACGTGCTTCTCACTGCAAAGTGGCAGGTGAAGCTTATAGATTTTGGCCTTTCCCGTTTGCGTGGTGAGCAAATCCTTTTACATCGTTCCGAAAAGGTCGGGTCGCCGTATTATGCCGCGCCAGAGCAGGAGCTGGACCCCGCCGCCGCTGGGCCTGCTGCGGATCTCTATTCCTGTGCAGTCATGCTGTATCGCATGTTATCTGGGCAGCTTCCACAAGAAAGGCAGCTCACTTCTCTGCGTCCTGAACTCTCTGCGTGTTGGGATGATTTTTTTCATACGGCGCTTGCCCCAGCCCCTGCATCCCGTTTCGCCTCTGCGGAAGAAATGAGCACTGCGCTTTCCTCCTGTTTTTCTTCATGGGAGCAGGGCATAGAGCAGGTTTGTGTCTTGCCCGAAAGAGCACCCAATTCATCACGGGCAGGACGCTCCCCTCGTTTTGCCCCGTGGCCAGGACCGCTTCGCTCTTCCCCGGTTCGCACCGGGCCGCGTCGGCGGCCAGAGCAGCTTGGGCTGGATCCGCTTTGGCGCCCACAGATATTTTGCTCCCATGACTTTCTCCAAGCGGGCACGCTTCTTCACGATCGTACCCTTCGGCTTGTTTGGGATCGCTTAGGCTCACCCGAGCCAATGGACTTTCCCGCAGCCATTGCCTACGTTCAGGCCTTGAACAGCGCCGCGCATCACGGTATCCAGACGTGGCGTTTGCCAACGCTTCCAGAGCTTCTCTCCCTTCTCGAACCCGTTCGGCAGGGACAGGAACTGTGTCAGCCCCGCCAGTTTGCGTCTTCTCATCCTCGGCTTTGGTGTGCTGACCGTCGCACGCATCTTGCCGCGTGGTTCGCTAACATGGAACTTGGCTTTTTGGGGTACAGTGACCTGTCATGTCAGCATTGGGTTTGCGCCGTCTCTTCTGCGTAA
- a CDS encoding YkgJ family cysteine cluster protein, with the protein MAETKRTHCECCGVCCRKGGPSLHSDDKKLLDEGVLGFGDLITLRAGELVTNQITKKVEPLEQEIVKLRGTGLSWACAQLDTDSNLCKIYGNRPIECEALKCWDTSELEAMYNKDRVTRYDLIPEGHPLQELIDTHEGECPYDRLELAVQGYAAGDPDAEIIIFEMIDFDLNFRAAFRDKTGASEEEAEFLFGRPLHRTIRQFGLDVVTKNGRSVLQPMFK; encoded by the coding sequence ATGGCTGAAACAAAGCGCACCCATTGCGAGTGTTGTGGTGTCTGCTGCCGAAAAGGCGGACCCTCCCTGCACAGTGACGACAAGAAGCTCCTCGACGAAGGGGTTCTCGGCTTTGGCGATCTCATTACCTTGCGCGCTGGCGAGCTGGTGACTAACCAGATCACAAAGAAGGTCGAACCCCTTGAGCAGGAAATTGTGAAGCTTCGCGGTACCGGTCTCTCCTGGGCCTGCGCGCAGCTTGATACCGATTCCAACCTCTGTAAAATTTACGGCAATCGACCCATTGAGTGTGAAGCCCTCAAGTGTTGGGACACCTCCGAGCTGGAAGCGATGTACAACAAAGATCGCGTCACTCGTTACGATCTCATCCCAGAAGGACACCCCCTTCAGGAACTTATCGATACCCATGAAGGTGAGTGTCCCTACGACCGCCTCGAGCTTGCCGTTCAGGGCTATGCCGCTGGCGACCCCGATGCCGAAATCATTATCTTCGAAATGATTGACTTCGACCTGAACTTCCGCGCTGCCTTTCGTGATAAAACCGGCGCCTCCGAAGAAGAAGCAGAATTCCTCTTCGGGCGACCCCTCCACCGCACTATTCGACAGTTCGGACTCGATGTCGTGACTAAAAACGGCCGCTCTGTCCTCCAACCGATGTTTAAGTAA
- a CDS encoding BPL-N domain-containing protein, producing the protein MSSIYIYWDESHLWGLLVWRALQTWKFPYKLVSGNEIADGILSAEPPALLIVPGGWARAKYDHLGEQGVSEVRRYIRHGGKYLGFCGGTGLALSGPYGLGLCPWRRRAFTDRLQHACSGHMYTQINAEQRASIVPPNFPEEPLLPVWWPARFEPQDSADVEVLAHYHHPGPDFWVADLPLESIPKEPLEDLESQYGIHIWPEFMSDQPCIIQGSFGRGRYLLSYAHLETPASADANAWLVHAIRDLTGLTPPDNTPSLLPPWKLDALERRWPDEAGGEVLAAAKNALEDIIQLGMDHLLIFRRNSWLLGWRRGIPGAYINSLYSMACQLQNLVPTPEAEAFWKDHCDEFLENMELFHHGLSGYLLAERLAMSVPESSGDIPSDSLKEQRIALFGHHMQYGGLFARLVQVLDSLLWLTLKH; encoded by the coding sequence ATGTCAAGCATCTACATATACTGGGACGAATCTCACCTTTGGGGCCTTTTGGTCTGGAGAGCCCTCCAGACTTGGAAATTCCCCTACAAACTCGTGAGCGGAAACGAAATCGCTGACGGCATTCTTTCCGCGGAACCTCCCGCCCTTCTCATCGTCCCCGGTGGCTGGGCCAGAGCAAAATACGACCATCTTGGCGAACAGGGTGTTTCCGAGGTTCGTCGGTACATTCGCCACGGCGGAAAGTATCTCGGCTTTTGCGGCGGTACTGGTCTCGCCCTGTCCGGCCCTTATGGACTCGGCCTGTGCCCCTGGCGACGCCGCGCGTTTACCGACCGTCTTCAGCATGCGTGCAGCGGTCACATGTACACCCAGATCAACGCCGAGCAACGCGCCAGCATCGTTCCCCCCAATTTTCCAGAAGAACCCCTCCTTCCGGTCTGGTGGCCCGCACGCTTTGAACCTCAGGACTCCGCAGACGTCGAAGTCCTCGCCCATTATCATCACCCCGGTCCCGACTTCTGGGTCGCAGACCTGCCCCTCGAAAGCATCCCCAAGGAGCCTCTCGAGGACCTTGAGAGTCAGTATGGGATTCACATTTGGCCCGAATTCATGAGCGACCAGCCCTGCATCATTCAGGGCAGCTTTGGCCGTGGGCGCTATCTGCTCTCGTATGCGCATCTTGAGACACCCGCCTCTGCCGACGCCAACGCGTGGCTCGTTCACGCCATCCGCGACCTCACAGGGCTGACCCCGCCCGACAACACTCCTTCACTCCTCCCGCCGTGGAAGCTCGACGCCCTTGAGCGCCGCTGGCCCGACGAGGCAGGAGGCGAGGTGCTCGCCGCTGCGAAAAACGCCCTTGAGGATATTATTCAGCTCGGCATGGATCATCTGCTTATCTTCCGCCGGAATTCATGGCTCCTCGGCTGGCGGCGCGGTATCCCCGGCGCCTACATCAACAGTCTCTACTCCATGGCCTGTCAGCTTCAGAACCTCGTCCCAACCCCAGAAGCAGAAGCCTTTTGGAAAGACCACTGCGATGAGTTTCTCGAGAACATGGAACTCTTTCATCACGGACTCTCCGGCTATCTCCTCGCTGAGCGGCTCGCTATGAGTGTCCCCGAATCCTCTGGCGACATCCCCAGCGACAGCCTCAAGGAACAGCGCATCGCCCTCTTCGGGCATCACATGCAGTATGGCGGACTCTTCGCAAGACTCGTTCAGGTCCTCGACTCCCTTTTATGGCTCACCTTAAAGCATTAA
- a CDS encoding valine--tRNA ligase: protein MATKTLPKGYEPADIETRWRTYWEEHKTFTPDMDAEGEPYSIVIPPPNVTGQLHIGHALNLTLQDILCRFQRQLGKKVLWVPGTDHAGIATQNVVERKLGREGLRREDLGREKFVEQVWEWKEEYGGKILNQIRRLGCSVDWTRERFTMDEGLSRAVREVFVSLYKEGLIYKGDYIVNWCPRCNTALADDEVEHANEKGALHYINYKVEGSDEVLTIATTRPETMIADTAIAVHPEDDRFNHLIGKHAILPLFGRKLIIIGDKYVDREFGTGCLKVTPAHDMNDWELGRKHKLDVINILNEDGTMAASAGPDYEGLTCVEARKKILKALEEDGSLVKIEDYEHSVGHCYRCKTTIEPFVSTQWFVAVESLAAEAAKAVRDGRTNIYPETWKKTYFHWLDNIRDWCISRQLWWGHRIPAWTCQDCGELIVEREDPTTCSKCGSSNLKQEEDVLDTWFSSALWPFSTMGWPDKTEELKAFYPTSVLSTGFDILFFWVARMMMMGLHFMDEVPFHDVYLHALVRDGEGKKMSKSTGNVIDPLIMCDKYGTDSLRLTLTALAAMGRDIKLAEDRIEGYRHFTNKLWNAARFALMNLPDEVPAADVKHATGVANQWILARIEEVKDATRTALENYRFNDAAQILYGFTWHEFCDWYLEMIKGDLNGDDAEQKQMTQKVLQTVLGELLTLLHPIMPFITQEIYATLPGNEDKDLASEMFPETRTECRSKEIIEHMELLQEAIVSVRNIRGELNIKPSLLLDVLIRTKDDDAKAFFEAHDDLIKSLARVGSVTVGQDVVAPKASASNVVAGHEVYVPLSGAVDFDTELARLEKEIGKVDKTLGGIERKLSNKGFVEKAPAAVVEGERKKAAELQEKREKLTSLQTRLKDALSE, encoded by the coding sequence ATGGCAACCAAAACCCTGCCCAAAGGCTACGAGCCGGCGGATATTGAAACCCGCTGGCGCACCTACTGGGAAGAGCACAAGACTTTCACCCCCGATATGGATGCTGAGGGTGAACCGTATTCTATTGTTATTCCCCCGCCGAACGTTACGGGCCAGCTGCACATTGGACACGCACTGAACCTGACTTTGCAGGATATTCTGTGCCGTTTCCAGCGCCAGCTTGGCAAAAAGGTGCTTTGGGTACCGGGCACGGACCATGCAGGTATTGCAACCCAGAACGTTGTTGAACGTAAGCTTGGTCGCGAAGGTCTCCGCCGTGAGGACCTTGGCCGCGAAAAGTTCGTTGAGCAGGTCTGGGAGTGGAAAGAAGAGTACGGCGGAAAGATTCTGAACCAGATTCGCCGCCTTGGCTGCTCTGTGGACTGGACTCGTGAACGCTTCACCATGGACGAGGGCCTGTCCCGCGCTGTTCGTGAAGTGTTTGTGAGCCTGTACAAAGAGGGCCTGATCTACAAGGGCGATTACATCGTCAACTGGTGCCCCCGCTGTAATACAGCTCTGGCCGACGACGAAGTGGAACACGCAAACGAGAAGGGCGCACTGCACTACATCAACTACAAAGTTGAGGGCAGCGACGAAGTCCTGACCATTGCCACCACCCGTCCCGAGACCATGATCGCGGATACAGCTATTGCTGTGCACCCTGAGGATGACCGCTTCAATCACCTGATTGGCAAGCACGCCATTCTTCCGCTCTTTGGCCGTAAGCTTATCATCATCGGCGACAAGTACGTTGATCGTGAGTTTGGTACTGGTTGCCTGAAAGTGACACCTGCACATGATATGAATGACTGGGAGCTTGGCCGCAAGCACAAGCTGGACGTCATCAATATCCTGAATGAAGATGGCACGATGGCCGCAAGCGCTGGTCCGGATTACGAAGGTCTGACCTGCGTGGAAGCACGCAAGAAGATCCTCAAGGCTCTGGAAGAAGACGGCAGCCTTGTGAAGATCGAAGACTACGAGCACAGCGTTGGTCATTGCTACCGCTGTAAGACCACCATCGAACCCTTTGTGTCCACCCAGTGGTTCGTTGCTGTTGAGTCTCTTGCTGCCGAAGCTGCCAAAGCTGTTCGCGATGGCAGAACAAATATTTACCCTGAGACCTGGAAGAAGACCTACTTCCACTGGCTCGACAACATCCGCGACTGGTGTATTTCTCGTCAGCTGTGGTGGGGCCACCGCATCCCGGCATGGACCTGTCAGGATTGCGGCGAGCTGATCGTTGAGCGCGAAGACCCGACCACCTGTTCCAAGTGCGGTTCCAGCAATCTGAAGCAGGAAGAAGACGTTCTGGATACCTGGTTCTCTTCTGCCCTGTGGCCGTTCTCCACAATGGGTTGGCCGGACAAGACCGAAGAACTGAAAGCCTTCTACCCGACTTCCGTTCTGAGCACCGGTTTTGACATTCTGTTCTTCTGGGTTGCCCGTATGATGATGATGGGCCTGCACTTCATGGACGAAGTTCCGTTCCATGACGTGTACCTGCACGCCCTTGTGCGTGATGGCGAGGGCAAGAAAATGTCCAAGTCCACAGGCAATGTTATTGACCCGCTCATCATGTGCGACAAGTACGGCACTGACAGCCTGCGTCTGACCCTGACTGCTCTTGCAGCAATGGGTCGTGACATCAAGCTTGCTGAGGACCGTATCGAAGGCTACCGCCACTTTACCAACAAGCTCTGGAACGCAGCCCGTTTTGCACTCATGAACCTGCCTGACGAAGTCCCGGCAGCAGACGTGAAGCACGCAACCGGCGTTGCCAACCAGTGGATTCTGGCCCGTATCGAAGAGGTCAAGGACGCCACCCGTACGGCCCTTGAGAATTACCGCTTCAATGATGCCGCCCAGATTCTGTACGGCTTCACCTGGCATGAGTTCTGCGACTGGTACCTTGAGATGATTAAGGGCGACCTGAACGGCGACGACGCCGAGCAGAAGCAGATGACGCAGAAAGTGCTCCAGACTGTTCTGGGCGAGCTGCTGACCCTGCTGCATCCCATCATGCCGTTCATCACTCAGGAAATTTACGCAACCCTGCCCGGCAACGAAGACAAGGACCTCGCAAGCGAGATGTTCCCTGAGACTCGTACCGAATGCCGCAGCAAGGAAATCATCGAGCACATGGAACTCCTGCAGGAGGCCATTGTGAGCGTGCGTAATATCCGCGGTGAGCTGAACATTAAGCCGTCCCTGCTGCTGGATGTGCTTATCCGCACCAAGGACGACGACGCCAAGGCCTTCTTTGAGGCTCACGATGACCTTATCAAGAGCCTTGCTCGCGTGGGTTCGGTGACCGTTGGTCAGGATGTGGTTGCTCCCAAGGCTTCCGCTTCCAACGTTGTTGCTGGCCACGAAGTCTACGTGCCGCTGAGCGGCGCTGTTGACTTTGACACTGAGCTTGCCCGTCTCGAAAAGGAAATCGGCAAGGTCGACAAAACTCTTGGTGGCATTGAGCGCAAGCTCTCCAACAAGGGCTTTGTTGAGAAGGCTCCGGCCGCAGTTGTTGAAGGCGAGCGCAAAAAGGCTGCCGAGCTTCAGGAGAAGCGCGAAAAGCTGACATCTCTCCAGACGCGCCTCAAAGACGCCCTGAGCGAGTAG
- the cobA gene encoding uroporphyrinogen-III C-methyltransferase — protein MADVYLIGAGPGDPGLLTVKGKHILETADIVVYDYLANDEFLSYAKPGAEIIYVGKKGGDHTLPQDKINELLVQRAKEGKSIARLKGGDPYVFGRGGEEAEELMEAGLTFEVVPGVTAGVAAPAYAGIPVTHRAHTTSVCFITGHEDPTKEKSGHNWAVYAQSESTLVFYMGVKNLPMIAENLISNGRDPKTPVALVRWGTRCTQESMVSDLENVAEEAARRGFKAPSIIVVGSVCSLHESLNWFEKRPMLGKGVVVTRAREQASGFAETLREQGACVHQFPTIKINPMEDCSEIRQALTEIDSYDWVIFTSVNGVRRFFAEVDAAGADSRIFGGRKIAAIGPATAEALVRRGLRPDFVPAKYVAEHVVSGLIERGVGEGCRILIPRAKVAREVLPEELRKAGAEVRILPVYETGLNEQGPEALEARLEAGEIDFVTFTSSSTVDNFFKLLPPETLKKYMPQVRLACIGPITAKTLESYGFSAGIQPEDYTIPGLAEALINA, from the coding sequence ATGGCAGACGTATATCTCATTGGTGCAGGCCCCGGTGATCCCGGTCTTTTGACCGTCAAGGGTAAGCATATTCTCGAGACGGCAGACATCGTCGTTTACGATTACCTCGCCAACGACGAATTCCTCAGCTACGCCAAGCCTGGCGCAGAAATTATTTATGTCGGAAAGAAGGGTGGCGATCACACCCTGCCGCAGGACAAGATCAATGAACTGCTTGTTCAGCGCGCAAAAGAAGGCAAGAGCATTGCCCGCCTCAAGGGTGGTGATCCCTATGTCTTTGGCCGCGGTGGTGAAGAAGCCGAAGAGCTGATGGAAGCTGGCCTGACTTTTGAGGTTGTGCCCGGCGTCACTGCTGGCGTTGCTGCCCCTGCCTATGCTGGCATTCCTGTGACTCACCGTGCGCACACCACTTCTGTGTGCTTCATCACTGGTCACGAAGATCCGACCAAGGAAAAGAGCGGTCACAACTGGGCTGTTTATGCTCAGAGTGAAAGCACGCTGGTTTTCTACATGGGCGTGAAGAATCTCCCCATGATTGCTGAGAATCTTATCAGCAATGGCCGCGATCCCAAGACTCCTGTTGCACTGGTCCGCTGGGGCACACGCTGCACACAGGAATCTATGGTTTCTGACCTTGAGAATGTTGCAGAAGAAGCTGCTCGCCGTGGCTTCAAGGCGCCGTCCATCATCGTTGTGGGTAGTGTCTGTAGCCTGCACGAGAGCCTGAACTGGTTCGAGAAGCGTCCTATGCTGGGCAAGGGTGTTGTTGTGACTCGTGCCCGCGAGCAGGCAAGCGGCTTTGCCGAGACTCTGCGCGAGCAGGGTGCCTGTGTGCATCAGTTCCCGACCATCAAGATCAACCCCATGGAAGACTGCTCTGAAATCCGTCAGGCTCTGACTGAGATCGACAGCTATGACTGGGTGATCTTTACGTCTGTGAACGGCGTGCGCCGCTTCTTTGCAGAAGTTGACGCTGCTGGTGCAGACAGCCGTATTTTTGGTGGCCGCAAAATTGCTGCCATTGGCCCGGCAACTGCCGAGGCTCTTGTACGCCGTGGCCTGCGTCCTGACTTTGTGCCTGCCAAATACGTTGCAGAGCACGTTGTGTCTGGCCTGATTGAGCGTGGCGTGGGCGAAGGATGCCGCATCCTGATCCCTCGGGCCAAGGTTGCCCGTGAGGTGCTGCCCGAAGAGCTGCGCAAGGCTGGAGCAGAGGTTCGCATTCTGCCCGTGTATGAGACTGGCCTGAATGAGCAGGGTCCCGAAGCACTGGAAGCCCGCCTTGAGGCTGGCGAGATTGATTTCGTGACTTTTACCAGCTCATCTACGGTGGACAATTTCTTTAAGCTTCTGCCGCCGGAAACCCTGAAAAAGTACATGCCTCAAGTGCGTCTTGCCTGTATCGGTCCGATCACGGCAAAGACCCTTGAGAGCTACGGGTTTAGCGCAGGCATTCAGCCCGAGGACTACACCATCCCCGGTCTGGCTGAGGCTCTTATTAACGCCTAG
- the purN gene encoding phosphoribosylglycinamide formyltransferase: MSLALAVLVSGSGSNLQAIIDAIEAGKIDAEIKLVLSNKETAYGIERAKKHGLPTVVINHTAFETREAFDRAMVQEIRSHGADVIVLAGFMRILTPIFIREFFPKIINIHPALLPSFTGAHAQRDAAGYGVRLAGCTVHFVDEIMDSGPVIVQAAVPVNAGDDEDTVGARILEYEHRIYPQALKWLAEGRLTVDGRHVHLAPSEAALIGPEAGGLVNPPLEEGF, translated from the coding sequence ATGTCTCTGGCTTTGGCTGTTCTGGTCTCTGGTTCTGGTTCCAATCTTCAGGCTATCATTGATGCCATTGAAGCTGGAAAAATTGATGCAGAGATCAAGCTTGTTCTTTCGAACAAGGAAACTGCCTACGGCATTGAGCGGGCCAAAAAGCATGGCCTGCCGACTGTCGTGATTAACCACACAGCCTTTGAAACTCGTGAGGCCTTTGACCGGGCTATGGTTCAGGAGATTCGTTCGCACGGCGCAGATGTGATTGTGCTGGCAGGCTTTATGAGAATCCTGACGCCTATCTTCATCCGTGAATTCTTCCCGAAGATCATCAACATTCATCCTGCATTGCTGCCGAGCTTTACCGGTGCCCATGCCCAGCGTGACGCTGCGGGCTATGGCGTTCGTCTGGCAGGCTGCACAGTGCACTTTGTGGATGAAATCATGGATAGCGGCCCGGTGATTGTTCAGGCTGCTGTTCCGGTGAATGCTGGTGATGATGAAGACACTGTTGGCGCCCGTATTCTGGAATATGAACATCGCATTTATCCGCAGGCTCTCAAGTGGCTGGCCGAAGGCCGGTTGACTGTGGATGGACGGCATGTCCACCTTGCCCCTTCTGAGGCCGCATTGATTGGCCCAGAGGCTGGCGGACTGGTCAATCCGCCGCTTGAGGAAGGATTCTAG
- the mqnE gene encoding aminofutalosine synthase MqnE, translating into MQKYIDKVRNGERLSIEGALELAKNCDIHTLGELGKEAREKRFGNKAFWVYNQHLNFTNVCANACRFCAFYKRAGADGSYTYSIDDVRERIRSRAHEPIREIHIVGGLNPDLPYSYYMDLIAAIREERPNVAIKAFTAVEIAHLAQHMGKSHKEILTDMRAAGLDALPGGGAEVFSPKLREKLCPEKLSGEEWLKIHETAHGMGIPTNCTLLFGHIETWEDRLEHMAALRELQDRTGGFKVFIPLQYQPKNNPLESQGTDGQDYLRMIAIARIFMDNIDHLKAYWAFSGIKAAQMALHAGADDFDGTLVEEKVGHAAGASSPTGMTVAKLEEHIRQAGFTPVERDTFFEEVHA; encoded by the coding sequence ATGCAGAAATATATTGATAAAGTTCGGAACGGAGAGCGTTTGTCTATCGAAGGCGCTCTTGAGCTTGCCAAAAACTGTGACATTCACACCCTTGGTGAACTGGGCAAGGAAGCTCGTGAAAAGCGCTTTGGCAACAAAGCGTTCTGGGTCTACAACCAGCACCTGAATTTCACGAACGTCTGTGCCAACGCCTGCCGTTTCTGTGCGTTCTACAAGCGCGCCGGAGCTGACGGCAGCTACACCTATTCCATTGATGACGTTCGAGAGCGGATTCGTAGCCGTGCTCACGAGCCGATTCGGGAAATCCACATTGTGGGTGGTTTGAATCCTGACCTGCCGTACAGCTATTACATGGACCTCATTGCTGCCATCCGTGAGGAGCGCCCCAATGTGGCAATCAAGGCTTTCACTGCCGTTGAGATTGCTCACCTTGCCCAGCACATGGGCAAGTCGCACAAGGAAATTTTGACTGATATGCGTGCCGCTGGTCTGGATGCTCTTCCCGGCGGTGGTGCAGAAGTCTTCTCGCCCAAGCTGCGCGAAAAGCTCTGTCCGGAAAAGCTCTCCGGCGAGGAGTGGCTCAAGATTCATGAGACCGCGCACGGCATGGGAATCCCCACGAACTGTACACTGCTCTTTGGGCACATTGAGACCTGGGAAGACCGTCTGGAGCACATGGCTGCTCTTCGTGAGTTGCAGGACCGCACTGGTGGCTTCAAGGTCTTTATTCCGCTCCAGTACCAGCCCAAGAACAACCCGCTGGAGTCTCAGGGAACGGATGGTCAGGACTACCTGCGCATGATTGCTATTGCCCGTATCTTTATGGACAACATCGATCACCTCAAGGCCTACTGGGCATTCTCTGGCATCAAGGCAGCGCAGATGGCGCTCCATGCTGGTGCTGATGACTTTGACGGGACTCTCGTGGAAGAAAAGGTTGGCCATGCTGCTGGCGCAAGCTCTCCGACTGGCATGACCGTTGCCAAGCTTGAAGAGCACATTCGTCAGGCTGGCTTCACACCTGTTGAACGTGATACTTTCTTTGAGGAAGTGCACGCATAG